The proteins below are encoded in one region of Acidobacteriota bacterium:
- the topA gene encoding type I DNA topoisomerase translates to MAKALVVVESPSKAKTINKYLGAGYKVLASVGHIKDLPKKGIGIDFDNNFEPTYEVIPGKEKVIRELKAAAKDADTIYVATDPDREGEAIGWHIKEELEGRGKNRKTVRRVMFNEITKTAIQESFKHPIDIDENLVNAQQARRLLDRIVGYQVSPLLWDKVRRGLSAGRVQSVAVRLVVEREREIEAFTATEYWTIIANLSAKLPPAFDSRLLRIDDKSVKASDFGEELKASEIHIKEEKQAKDLLAEIEQQQFIVASVATKEKKRNPVPPFITSKLQQEASRKLRFPVKRAMQIAQKLYEGIEIGDEGLVGLITYMRTDSTRVADSALVEVRDLITTQFGPEYLPEKAVFYRSKKGAQDAHEAIRPTSAMRTPDSVASFLGKDELALYKLIWQRFVASQMMPALFDQTTIDISAGPRYLFRATGSVIKFNGFLAVYEEGKDEKDAEDEEQTHKLPLVEEGERLALNSLVDEQHFTEPPPRYTEATLVKALEEKGIGRPSTYASIMTVIQDREYAQRKEGRFYPTELGIIVNDLLVESFDDLFNVEYTAHMEEELDEIEDGKMGWTETLAEFYEKFTKDLEVAKLHMRDVKRQEIITDEKCENCGSPMAKKFGRFGEFLACTNYPECKTTRDIPKAHDEAGEEAHAEAAEEICDNCGRPMAMKRGRFGQFLACTGYPECKTTRKIQKDGKFAAPDVVLEEACPKCGQHLVLKQGRYGPFAACSNYPKCKYIKQETVGVSCPECGEGELVVKKSKRGTFYGCGNYPACKFTLWDKPLAQSCPDCGARFIVEKVKKDGTRDLQCRAEGCKYKEAVPEVDAAETEEKPSLQTA, encoded by the coding sequence ATGGCAAAAGCGCTTGTTGTTGTTGAGTCTCCTTCAAAAGCAAAGACAATCAATAAGTACCTCGGCGCCGGGTACAAGGTTCTAGCTTCGGTCGGCCACATCAAGGACCTTCCAAAGAAGGGCATCGGCATCGACTTCGACAACAACTTCGAGCCCACCTATGAGGTGATTCCCGGCAAAGAAAAGGTAATCCGAGAACTGAAGGCAGCCGCGAAAGACGCCGACACGATCTATGTCGCGACCGACCCTGACCGCGAAGGCGAGGCCATAGGCTGGCACATCAAGGAAGAGCTCGAAGGCCGCGGCAAGAACCGAAAGACGGTCCGCCGTGTGATGTTCAACGAGATCACCAAAACAGCGATTCAAGAATCGTTCAAGCATCCCATCGACATAGATGAGAACCTCGTGAACGCCCAGCAAGCGCGGCGGCTGCTCGATCGAATAGTCGGTTATCAGGTCAGCCCTTTGCTGTGGGACAAGGTGCGACGCGGACTCTCGGCCGGCCGCGTCCAATCGGTCGCGGTGCGTCTGGTCGTAGAGCGTGAGCGCGAGATCGAAGCGTTCACTGCAACCGAGTACTGGACCATCATCGCGAACCTGTCGGCAAAGCTTCCTCCCGCTTTCGACTCGCGCCTGCTTCGAATCGACGACAAGTCGGTGAAGGCTTCGGATTTCGGCGAAGAGCTCAAGGCGTCCGAGATTCACATCAAGGAAGAGAAACAAGCAAAGGATTTGCTTGCCGAGATCGAGCAGCAGCAGTTCATCGTCGCTTCAGTTGCGACAAAAGAGAAGAAGCGCAATCCGGTTCCGCCGTTCATCACGTCCAAGCTCCAACAAGAGGCTTCGCGCAAGCTCCGGTTTCCTGTGAAGAGGGCGATGCAGATCGCGCAAAAGCTGTACGAGGGCATTGAGATCGGCGATGAAGGATTGGTCGGATTGATCACCTACATGCGGACCGATTCGACGCGAGTGGCCGATTCCGCTCTCGTCGAAGTGCGAGACCTGATCACCACTCAATTCGGCCCGGAGTATCTGCCTGAGAAGGCCGTGTTCTATCGCTCGAAGAAAGGCGCGCAGGACGCTCACGAAGCGATTCGCCCGACGTCGGCTATGCGCACGCCTGATTCGGTTGCGAGCTTCCTGGGCAAGGATGAGCTTGCGCTGTACAAGCTGATCTGGCAGCGCTTCGTTGCGTCTCAGATGATGCCGGCTCTTTTCGATCAAACGACGATCGACATAAGCGCGGGGCCGAGATACCTGTTTCGCGCGACCGGGTCGGTCATCAAGTTCAACGGTTTCCTCGCGGTCTACGAAGAAGGCAAAGATGAGAAGGACGCTGAGGACGAGGAGCAAACTCACAAGCTGCCGTTGGTCGAAGAAGGCGAGCGGCTTGCGCTCAATAGTCTGGTCGACGAACAGCACTTCACCGAGCCGCCGCCGCGCTACACCGAAGCGACGTTGGTGAAAGCGCTGGAAGAGAAGGGAATCGGACGGCCTTCCACTTACGCGTCGATAATGACCGTGATTCAGGACCGCGAATACGCGCAGCGCAAGGAAGGCCGCTTCTATCCGACCGAGCTTGGGATAATAGTCAACGATCTGCTGGTCGAGAGCTTCGACGATCTGTTCAACGTCGAGTACACCGCGCACATGGAAGAGGAGTTGGACGAGATCGAAGACGGCAAGATGGGATGGACCGAAACGCTGGCGGAGTTCTACGAGAAGTTCACTAAGGATCTTGAAGTCGCGAAGCTTCATATGCGCGACGTGAAGCGCCAGGAGATCATCACCGACGAGAAGTGTGAGAACTGCGGCTCGCCGATGGCTAAGAAGTTCGGCCGCTTCGGCGAGTTCCTCGCATGCACCAACTACCCCGAGTGCAAGACGACTCGGGATATTCCGAAGGCTCACGACGAGGCCGGCGAAGAAGCTCACGCGGAAGCCGCCGAAGAGATTTGCGACAACTGCGGACGCCCGATGGCGATGAAGCGCGGCCGCTTCGGGCAGTTCCTCGCGTGCACCGGTTATCCTGAATGCAAGACCACTCGAAAGATTCAAAAGGACGGCAAGTTTGCTGCGCCCGACGTCGTGCTGGAAGAGGCGTGTCCGAAATGCGGCCAGCATCTTGTGCTCAAGCAAGGCCGTTACGGCCCCTTCGCCGCTTGCTCGAATTATCCGAAGTGCAAGTACATAAAGCAGGAAACAGTTGGCGTGAGCTGCCCCGAATGCGGCGAAGGCGAGCTGGTGGTCAAGAAGAGCAAGCGCGGAACTTTTTACGGCTGCGGCAACTATCCTGCTTGCAAGTTCACGCTTTGGGATAAGCCGCTTGCGCAATCGTGCCCCGACTGCGGCGCGCGCTTCATTGTCGAGAAGGTCAAGAAGGACGGCACGCGCGACCTTCAATGCCGAGCGGAAGGCTGCAAGTACAAAGAAGCCGTTCCCGAGGTTGACGCCGCCGAGACGGAAGAGAAACCGTCGCTGCAAACAGCTTGA
- a CDS encoding redoxin domain-containing protein, with the protein METVIVGVGRRVALWLRLLAIGLGIGLLVFLEPVVSPGAKGSIAQAQRDDVAYEDELEKGRQFLQRRRYEEALKSFKRANEMRDKKSPECFFLMAEAYQGLEAYKNVVESCDRAIELGGSDTQLRAQAYNLKGVALQWQSGAKDQKKLQEAEAAFREGLALNDDLPIVHYNLGFTLMQQGRDQEGIAELKKYVELQPRGTDVDRARKMIENPRRARENYAPEFSITTSDGQYIELEDLQGKVVLLDFWGTWCPPCVESVPSLRNLHKKYVKEPSFVMIGISSDTEGEKWRAFTAKNQMAWPQYLDRERRVQRAFDVRAFPTYILIDHEGIVRFRTSGSSWERTGNLEDAIRKQVKMVAKTAASD; encoded by the coding sequence ATGGAGACAGTGATAGTAGGCGTTGGGCGACGCGTCGCGCTGTGGTTGCGCCTGCTGGCGATCGGACTAGGAATAGGTCTGCTGGTGTTTCTGGAACCGGTGGTAAGCCCGGGGGCGAAAGGGTCGATTGCCCAGGCCCAGCGGGACGACGTGGCCTACGAAGATGAACTGGAGAAGGGGCGCCAGTTCCTCCAGCGGCGTCGATACGAAGAGGCGCTGAAGAGCTTCAAACGCGCGAACGAGATGCGAGACAAGAAATCGCCCGAGTGCTTTTTCTTGATGGCTGAAGCCTATCAAGGTTTGGAGGCATATAAGAACGTAGTCGAAAGCTGCGACAGGGCGATCGAGCTCGGGGGAAGTGATACCCAGCTTCGAGCTCAGGCGTACAACCTAAAGGGGGTCGCGCTCCAATGGCAATCGGGGGCCAAGGATCAGAAAAAACTGCAGGAAGCGGAGGCGGCATTTCGGGAGGGGCTGGCACTCAATGACGACCTGCCCATTGTTCACTACAACCTCGGCTTCACGCTGATGCAGCAAGGGCGCGACCAGGAGGGCATCGCCGAGCTTAAGAAATACGTGGAGCTACAGCCACGCGGGACCGACGTCGACAGGGCGCGCAAGATGATCGAGAACCCGCGGCGAGCCCGCGAGAACTACGCCCCGGAGTTTTCTATTACCACATCGGACGGCCAGTACATCGAGCTCGAGGACCTGCAAGGCAAAGTGGTGCTGTTGGATTTCTGGGGGACTTGGTGTCCTCCTTGTGTGGAGTCGGTGCCGTCGCTGCGTAACCTGCACAAGAAGTACGTGAAGGAGCCTTCATTTGTGATGATCGGGATCAGCTCGGACACCGAAGGGGAAAAGTGGCGGGCCTTCACTGCCAAGAACCAGATGGCCTGGCCGCAGTATTTGGATCGCGAGCGACGGGTACAGCGGGCGTTCGACGTGCGCGCATTTCCGACCTACATCCTGATCGACCACGAGGGCATCGTGCGGTTCCGCACCAGCGGGTCGAGTTGGGAGCGAACGGGGAACCTCGAGGACGCGATCCGGAAACAAGTGAAGATGGTGGCGAAGACGGCGGCCTCCGACTGA
- a CDS encoding type II toxin-antitoxin system RelE/ParE family toxin: MSADIEWVDPAFEKLEALPSTMAFEIIRRVNLLAAFPEMGVSLHSRYPQLRNCRQLIVGASYRIIYAFDAVAGSVYILVLQHCRQRLPNVAELRFRRSLKQDAE; this comes from the coding sequence ATGAGCGCCGACATTGAGTGGGTCGACCCGGCGTTCGAGAAGCTCGAAGCTTTACCCTCAACTATGGCCTTCGAGATAATTCGCCGCGTCAACCTTTTGGCCGCTTTTCCTGAGATGGGCGTTTCTCTACACAGCCGCTATCCGCAGCTCAGAAACTGCCGGCAATTGATCGTGGGCGCTTCGTACAGAATCATCTATGCGTTCGACGCCGTTGCCGGGTCGGTTTACATCCTCGTACTGCAGCACTGCCGCCAGCGGCTTCCCAACGTCGCCGAGCTTAGATTCAGACGAAGCCTCAAGCAGGACGCGGAATAG
- a CDS encoding lysophospholipid acyltransferase family protein — MNNLKTILVYLWAPFANLLWYTHTVVMATISLLLWPFDSTGAMQHWCARWWCRLIAWSIFSSIRVYGTENVSADQNYVYMANHSSLIDIPALFAYLPHQFRIMAKRELFYVPFMGWHLWTAGNFPIDRSDPRKTAKSLRGVIEGVRAGKSLAVFPEGTRTPDGRLQEFKQGAFKIAVRAGVPIVPVSIRGTFKLLPKTTLAPRPGRVDVIIGKPIDTRKYSDKNLTALIEQTRAAIEANLKAAPSEEKEAASLGA, encoded by the coding sequence TTGAACAATCTGAAGACAATTCTAGTTTATCTCTGGGCGCCGTTCGCCAATCTGCTGTGGTATACGCACACGGTGGTTATGGCGACGATCTCGCTGTTGCTCTGGCCGTTCGATAGCACGGGCGCGATGCAGCATTGGTGCGCCAGGTGGTGGTGCCGGCTCATCGCTTGGAGCATCTTCTCTAGCATCCGGGTATACGGAACCGAAAACGTGAGCGCCGATCAGAACTACGTCTACATGGCTAACCACTCGAGCCTGATCGACATTCCGGCGTTGTTCGCTTACCTGCCTCATCAATTTCGAATAATGGCGAAGAGGGAGCTGTTCTACGTGCCGTTCATGGGATGGCACTTATGGACCGCCGGCAACTTTCCCATTGACCGCAGCGATCCGCGCAAGACGGCGAAGAGCTTGCGCGGGGTGATCGAAGGTGTGCGCGCGGGCAAATCGCTCGCGGTTTTTCCTGAAGGGACGCGCACCCCGGACGGGCGGCTCCAGGAGTTTAAGCAAGGCGCATTTAAGATCGCCGTGCGAGCAGGTGTGCCCATAGTCCCGGTGTCGATCCGCGGAACGTTCAAGCTTCTGCCAAAGACTACGCTTGCGCCGCGTCCGGGAAGGGTCGATGTGATCATCGGAAAGCCGATCGATACACGAAAATACTCCGATAAAAACCTTACGGCACTCATCGAGCAAACGCGCGCGGCCATTGAAGCCAACCTGAAAGCTGCGCCTAGCGAGGAGAAAGAGGCTGCCAGCCTGGGCGCTTAA
- a CDS encoding NUDIX hydrolase has translation MSEAKGEVEIEIVHHNGGAGTLPVFEDGSVALVKQWRYPLGRYSLEIAAGRIEPGHTPEETAARELEEELGYRATELRKIGEFNVAPGYCEERLFVYLATGLEASEQHLDDDEEIEIVRMPFAEALARVQSGEIDDAKSIVAILLAAPFVRSKK, from the coding sequence ATGTCTGAAGCGAAGGGAGAGGTAGAGATTGAAATCGTCCACCACAACGGGGGCGCGGGAACCCTGCCTGTCTTTGAGGATGGCAGCGTGGCGTTGGTGAAGCAGTGGCGTTATCCGCTCGGGCGCTACTCGCTGGAGATCGCAGCGGGTCGCATCGAGCCGGGTCATACGCCTGAAGAAACGGCGGCAAGAGAGCTCGAGGAGGAGTTGGGTTATCGAGCAACCGAGCTTCGCAAGATCGGTGAGTTCAATGTAGCGCCGGGTTACTGCGAAGAACGGCTGTTTGTTTACCTCGCGACGGGTCTTGAAGCTTCAGAGCAGCATCTCGACGATGACGAAGAGATTGAGATTGTGCGTATGCCCTTTGCGGAAGCATTGGCGCGCGTGCAGTCCGGCGAGATAGATGACGCAAAGTCGATCGTGGCGATACTGCTTGCCGCGCCGTTTGTTCGGTCAAAGAAGTGA
- the dprA gene encoding DNA-processing protein DprA gives MSSESQNSVRDWIALSFIVGVGSRTAAMLIDRFGSPTSVFDASAHSLESAGLRRETIEAIKSSEPREKATREIEQLAGLGGEALILNDERYPALLRETYDPPIVIYFLGAFATALSQPAVAIVGSRRCSTYGRNVAEKLSRELAERGVTIVSGLARGIDSAAHRGALDGGGLTVGVMGTGLDAVYPKENRKLAARIAEQGALVTEFPLTTPPVSQNFPFRNRVISGLALGVMVVEGAERSGSLITARLAYEQGRDVFAVPGNITSAKSFGPNYLIKDGAKLVQTWRDVVEELPAEMKAAILSAERGETRVAQRVLDEVALSDSERRVLKMLNSDEAVHIDQLITKAGLGSGELMGALLKLEMLDRIRQLPGKSFVKRM, from the coding sequence ATGTCCTCAGAATCGCAAAACTCAGTTCGTGATTGGATCGCGCTCAGCTTCATCGTCGGTGTAGGCTCGCGGACGGCGGCAATGCTGATCGACAGATTCGGCTCGCCTACATCTGTATTCGATGCCAGCGCTCACTCTCTCGAATCCGCGGGCCTTAGGCGCGAGACTATCGAGGCGATCAAGAGCTCCGAGCCGCGCGAGAAAGCCACTCGCGAGATCGAACAGCTTGCGGGGCTAGGCGGAGAAGCGCTGATTCTGAACGACGAGCGATACCCCGCGCTGCTTCGCGAAACGTACGATCCACCCATCGTGATTTACTTTCTGGGTGCGTTCGCGACCGCGTTATCCCAACCGGCGGTAGCGATAGTCGGCTCGCGGCGATGCTCGACTTATGGACGCAATGTTGCCGAGAAGCTTTCGCGAGAGCTTGCCGAGCGGGGCGTCACGATAGTCTCCGGACTCGCTCGCGGCATCGACTCGGCTGCGCACCGAGGCGCGCTTGATGGCGGCGGGCTGACGGTCGGAGTTATGGGGACAGGCCTCGACGCGGTTTATCCGAAAGAGAACCGCAAGCTCGCCGCTCGCATCGCCGAGCAAGGAGCGCTGGTGACCGAGTTTCCCCTGACGACGCCTCCGGTGTCGCAGAACTTTCCGTTTCGCAATCGAGTGATCAGCGGCCTTGCGCTTGGAGTGATGGTCGTCGAGGGCGCGGAGCGCAGCGGCTCATTGATTACGGCGCGGCTCGCTTATGAGCAGGGACGCGACGTGTTCGCGGTTCCGGGGAACATCACGTCGGCCAAGAGTTTCGGCCCTAACTATCTGATCAAGGATGGGGCGAAACTGGTTCAAACCTGGCGCGACGTGGTTGAAGAGCTACCCGCCGAAATGAAGGCGGCGATTCTTTCGGCCGAGCGCGGCGAGACCCGCGTAGCGCAGAGAGTTCTTGATGAAGTCGCGCTGTCGGATTCGGAGCGCAGGGTGCTCAAGATGCTAAACAGCGACGAGGCCGTTCACATCGATCAGTTGATCACTAAAGCCGGTTTGGGATCAGGCGAGTTGATGGGGGCGTTGCTAAAGCTCGAGATGCTGGATCGAATAAGGCAACTTCCGGGAAAGAGCTTTGTGAAGCGGATGTAA
- a CDS encoding type II toxin-antitoxin system Phd/YefM family antitoxin gives MKKIIPITDLQRQAGQIIGGVVSSDEPVIITQRGRPAAVLLSARRYSQLEEDLERLDELELVEAVARAHAALSKGQTISHAQVKARIEKRHNMASPRKRRAR, from the coding sequence ATGAAAAAGATCATTCCGATTACCGATCTTCAGCGACAAGCCGGGCAGATTATCGGCGGCGTTGTCTCGTCCGACGAGCCAGTCATCATAACTCAGCGTGGGCGTCCAGCGGCGGTTCTGCTTTCTGCTCGACGCTACTCACAGCTCGAGGAAGATCTAGAGAGGCTTGACGAGCTCGAGTTGGTCGAAGCGGTCGCCCGCGCACACGCCGCTCTATCCAAAGGTCAGACGATCTCTCACGCGCAGGTTAAAGCGCGGATCGAGAAACGGCACAACATGGCCTCACCGCGTAAGAGGCGCGCGCGATGA
- a CDS encoding CPBP family intramembrane glutamic endopeptidase: MVDQLASAESCRVCGALLNKNQFQADGLCSLCAVASSHQASDDAQAESSAPIGLTPFSQEEVPPDPDNPRWGPLSGIGVWVASVATIILIPIIAVIAWYLIEQARGAPLPSLVDKEQLIEWLKSPNLLLVQVLSTIVAHGITLAVCWAVVTKLGERPFWSSLGWNWAGHSFWYWAVFSACVIVALLLVSQLLSRFLPQSEENSFAELLKSSQQVRIAIAVLATFTAPLVEETVYRGVLFSALRRSLGVSATVLLVTVMFAGVHVLQYFGAWVSVAGLTLLSLALTVIRARTKSILPCVLIHTLNNAFFSMIILVNKGS, translated from the coding sequence ATGGTCGATCAACTCGCGTCCGCCGAAAGCTGCCGAGTTTGTGGCGCTCTTCTAAACAAAAATCAGTTTCAAGCCGATGGGCTGTGCAGCCTATGCGCCGTTGCAAGTTCTCATCAGGCTTCGGACGATGCTCAAGCGGAGTCGTCTGCGCCAATCGGCCTTACTCCGTTTTCGCAAGAAGAGGTCCCGCCCGACCCTGACAATCCCCGATGGGGACCGCTGAGCGGCATAGGTGTTTGGGTAGCCAGCGTCGCAACGATCATCTTGATCCCTATCATCGCGGTGATAGCCTGGTATCTGATCGAGCAGGCTCGGGGCGCGCCGCTTCCAAGTCTGGTCGACAAAGAACAGTTGATCGAGTGGCTGAAGTCGCCAAACCTTCTGCTCGTGCAGGTGCTATCCACAATCGTCGCTCACGGGATCACGCTTGCGGTCTGTTGGGCGGTAGTGACGAAGCTCGGCGAGCGGCCATTCTGGTCCAGCCTCGGCTGGAACTGGGCGGGGCATTCATTCTGGTACTGGGCGGTGTTCTCAGCGTGTGTAATTGTCGCGCTACTTTTGGTGTCTCAACTGCTATCGCGGTTTCTGCCTCAGTCGGAAGAGAATTCTTTCGCTGAGTTGCTCAAGTCATCGCAACAGGTCCGAATAGCAATCGCGGTGCTTGCGACTTTCACGGCGCCGCTGGTTGAGGAGACCGTGTATCGCGGTGTCCTGTTCTCGGCGCTTCGCCGCTCTCTCGGTGTGAGCGCAACCGTTTTGCTCGTGACTGTAATGTTCGCGGGAGTTCACGTACTGCAGTATTTTGGCGCCTGGGTGTCCGTCGCCGGGCTGACCCTGTTGAGCCTGGCGCTCACAGTCATACGGGCCAGGACCAAATCCATCCTTCCGTGCGTGTTGATACATACGCTCAACAACGCGTTTTTCTCGATGATCATTCTGGTAAACAAAGGATCGTGA
- the ytxJ gene encoding bacillithiol system redox-active protein YtxJ: MSDNLQELRSIEEFEAALAESVARPVLFFKHSLTCPISTRAFSELQSYLTNADPRISYKLITVQNAREVSDEAASRLRLEHHSPQAILVRNGRELWSASHYEITASALEQAIRTTD, translated from the coding sequence ATGAGTGATAACCTGCAGGAGCTACGCAGCATCGAGGAGTTCGAGGCAGCATTGGCGGAGTCCGTCGCTCGGCCGGTGCTCTTCTTCAAGCACAGCCTGACCTGCCCAATCAGCACGCGCGCCTTTAGCGAACTGCAGTCTTATCTCACCAACGCGGACCCGCGGATCAGCTATAAGCTGATCACCGTTCAGAATGCCCGCGAGGTGTCCGACGAAGCTGCTTCCAGATTGCGGCTCGAGCATCATTCACCTCAGGCGATTCTAGTTCGAAACGGCCGCGAACTTTGGAGCGCATCCCACTACGAGATAACAGCGTCGGCGTTAGAGCAGGCCATACGAACCACGGATTGA
- a CDS encoding AI-2E family transporter: MKKRITIIFLSAMTAVALYFSYLLFRPFLKPLLSAVVIAVVFFPVHDKIQRALRRPGLSALISTSIIVLLIILPAIAIVLAIKEEIEALYVLIDQKSTESGGLSPFVSQLLERPMQWAGRFVDLSKFDLRASVLSRLREVSAFLVAEGWMIVGGVTSFIVNSVITVFTLFFLFLDGRSMRRRVAAILPLSSDQVERLFGGMENTIIGTVYGGLAVAAVQGTLVGLMLWFSGVPSPVLWGVVASFFALLPVVGTAAVWVPASIYLLASGSWVWAVILVVWGAFVVGTIDNFLRPYLISGRVQMHTLLIFFAVFGGVSAFGFLGLFIGPVILAVTITLLRMLRDEGRSWSASWREENAGALAGNDEETTR, encoded by the coding sequence GTGAAAAAGCGAATCACAATCATCTTCCTGTCCGCGATGACCGCCGTCGCTTTGTACTTTTCTTATCTCCTCTTTCGGCCTTTCTTGAAGCCGCTTCTCTCAGCCGTCGTGATCGCGGTGGTCTTCTTTCCAGTGCACGACAAGATCCAGCGGGCGCTTCGCCGCCCGGGCCTGTCCGCGCTCATATCGACGAGCATCATCGTTCTGTTGATCATCCTTCCGGCGATTGCGATTGTGCTGGCCATCAAGGAAGAGATCGAGGCGTTGTACGTTCTCATCGATCAGAAAAGCACCGAGAGCGGCGGCTTGAGCCCGTTCGTCAGCCAACTGCTCGAACGGCCGATGCAGTGGGCCGGGCGCTTTGTCGACTTATCGAAGTTCGACCTGCGCGCGTCGGTGCTCAGCAGATTGAGGGAGGTTAGTGCGTTCCTGGTTGCCGAAGGTTGGATGATCGTCGGGGGGGTGACTTCGTTTATTGTGAACTCGGTGATCACTGTCTTCACGCTCTTCTTTCTCTTTCTCGATGGCAGATCCATGCGCAGGCGAGTTGCCGCGATCTTGCCGCTCAGCAGCGATCAGGTTGAAAGGCTTTTCGGCGGAATGGAAAACACGATCATCGGGACGGTCTATGGCGGATTGGCGGTTGCCGCGGTTCAAGGCACGTTGGTCGGATTGATGCTCTGGTTTTCGGGAGTTCCTTCGCCGGTTTTGTGGGGCGTTGTCGCGTCCTTCTTCGCATTGCTGCCGGTGGTTGGCACAGCGGCGGTGTGGGTGCCGGCTTCGATCTATCTGCTGGCGAGCGGCAGTTGGGTCTGGGCGGTTATTCTGGTTGTCTGGGGAGCGTTCGTCGTGGGCACGATCGACAACTTCCTCAGACCCTACTTGATCAGCGGTCGAGTGCAGATGCACACGCTGCTGATTTTCTTTGCCGTGTTCGGCGGCGTAAGCGCGTTTGGCTTCCTGGGCCTGTTCATAGGTCCTGTGATTCTGGCAGTCACCATCACGCTGCTCAGGATGCTGAGAGATGAAGGGCGCTCGTGGAGCGCGTCTTGGCGCGAGGAGAATGCCGGCGCGCTCGCGGGCAACGATGAAGAGACGACGCGCTAG
- a CDS encoding Uma2 family endonuclease: MSVQFQKHYFNVHEYHRMAEVGLLSEDSHVELIEGEIIEMSPISSTHGGTVKRSSSFLNRKLGDVAIVSVQDPIRLNDLSEPQPDLALLKPRKDFYSNSHPTAEDVLVVIEVADTSVDYDRNVKLPLYARAGMPEAWLMVLRKDVIEVHSRPKNGKYQKIQRLKRGKTLTSPTIPGLSCRVEDLLG, from the coding sequence ATGTCGGTTCAATTTCAGAAGCACTACTTCAACGTTCATGAGTATCACCGGATGGCTGAAGTCGGGCTCCTTTCCGAGGACTCCCATGTTGAGCTGATCGAGGGAGAGATCATTGAGATGAGCCCAATTAGCAGCACCCATGGCGGAACAGTAAAGCGATCAAGCTCCTTTCTTAATCGCAAGCTTGGTGACGTCGCAATAGTCAGCGTGCAGGACCCCATTCGACTTAATGATTTATCGGAGCCCCAGCCGGACCTCGCGTTGCTCAAGCCCCGCAAGGACTTTTACTCCAACTCGCATCCGACGGCTGAGGATGTGTTAGTGGTGATCGAAGTAGCCGACACTTCTGTCGATTACGATCGCAACGTGAAGCTGCCGCTGTATGCTCGCGCGGGTATGCCGGAGGCTTGGTTGATGGTTCTGCGAAAAGACGTCATTGAGGTTCACTCGCGGCCGAAGAATGGGAAGTACCAAAAGATCCAACGACTGAAGCGCGGCAAGACCCTGACATCACCGACAATCCCCGGGCTTTCCTGCAGAGTTGAAGACCTACTTGGCTGA